The genomic segment GAAACCATCTCCGGTCGGGATTTGATTGAACGCGGAACGCGACAAGCCCAGCGATTCGGGGCGGAAGTGCTCTGTGACCGGGTTCTCTCCATCCACCAGGAGGAAAAGGATCGCTTTCACATCCGGACGGAGCAGGCCGAGTATCGCGCCTGGGCGGTGATTCTTTCCACCGGCGTGGCCAGGGTTCGGCCCGGCATCGAGAATCTTTCCGAGTATGAAGGCAAAGGTGTTTCCTATTGTGTCAGCTGCGATGGGTTCTTTTTTCGCCAAAAGGCGGTCATGGTCCTGGGGGAGGGCAATTTCGCCGCGAACCAGGCCCTGGAGCTGCTCCATTACACGCCTGATGTCCGGATTTGCACCCAGGGCAAGGACGTGGATATGGGTGAAGAGTTTCAGAGCAGGCTCCAACAGGCCGGCATCCCTGTGATCCAGAACAAGATTGCCAGGCTGGAAGGGGCTGACGGATTGGCGGCTGTGCGATACGTCGATGGCGGGCAGGATGCGGTGGCCGGGCTCTTCATCGCCATGGGCCAGGCAGGGACGTCGGATTTCGCCATCAGTCTTGGATTGGTGATGCGCAAACATTTCATTGAAGTGGATGACCATCAGCGGACCAATATCCCCGGCCTGTTTGCCGCTGGAGACTGTGTCGGACGATTCCTGCAGATCAGCGTGGCTGTGGGCGAGGGGGCGCTGGCGGCCCGGGCCGCCATTGAGCACGTCAAATCGGTTCGGCCAAAATGAGCGGTTTTTGGGGATGTTTTGGATGACGCTGAGAGTCTTGACAGTATCGTCATTCTCGGGATAGTTCTTATCTCTTTTGCAATTTCAAGAAGGGCCTATAGCTCAGTTGGTAGAGCCACCGGCTCATAACCGGCAGGTCCCAGGTTCAAGTCCTGGTAGGCCCACCACAGAGGATTCTGGTGCCGCAGGAGCATACCCCGTTTGACCACCCTGTTCAAAAAATGTTCGCCGTTCTTACGAGAGGTGTTTCTTGGAAAAGTTTATCCGGGAAACACCTTTTTTTTGTCTTTTTTCAGGAAGACAGGCCATTTTTAGCATATGGAGCGCAGAGAATAGATGCAGGTTCGGGCCCTGATAGCTGAGATAGAGGCGTTGGCGCCACCGCACTGGGCGGCGGCCTGGGACCAAAGCGGGGTGCAGGCTGCTGTCGAGAGGCAAGATGTGCGCAGGTTGGGTGTTGGTTTGGATCCGACACCTGAGATGATCGAACAGGCCCTGGCCTGGGGGGCGGATTTTCTTTTGGTGCACCACCCCGTGGCCATGAAGCCGGAACTGCCTGCCCGGGAGAATGGGTATGCCAAGGTGCTGGGAATGGTGTTTCGGCATAATGTCTGGCTCTATGCCGCGCATACAAGTCTGGATGTCCAGCCCCGCGGGCCGGTACGCTGGCTGGCGCGGGAATTGGGTTTGGAAAATCTCGGGGTTCTTGAGGAAACCGGGCGGCGTGCGGGGCGGTGGTTTCGGATTTTGGGGCATGCCGGGCAGCTTGAAGAGCTTGCCCGAAACCTCGCCGAATATCCGGGCGTCGAGGTCTATCCGTGCGGGGCACGGGCATTGGAGGTGGTGGCCGCCCCAGGAAGCGACCACCAGATCTTTCGAGCCGTTTCCGAGGGGGGGGGGCTGCTGCATGTGGTCTCCCAGGAACTGGACATGCCTGTAGAACCTCTCGGGTTCGGTTTCGTGGGGGATTTAGGGCAGCCTTTGCCCTGGAACGCCTTTGCCGCGAACCTGGAGCGGATTCTGGGAGGACCTCCAAGGAGTCTGGCCGGGGAAGCACCGGTCATGGTGCGCCGGGTAGCATGCTGTCCAGGATCCGGGGCTTCGCTGCTGGGGCGGGTCGGCCAGACAGGGGCGCAGGTTTATGTGACCGGCGACGTGAAATATCACGATGCCCAGGCCGCACGGGAGCAGGGGATTTTGGTGGTGGACGTGGGTCACTTTGCCCTTGAGGAGCGAATGATGCGGGAATTCGCCGAGACGCTTCGGCACATCCTGGCTCCCCAGGGAGTGGACGTGGCTTTTTTTGTTGGAAGCGACCCTTTGCGCCGAGGGTATGGCAATGGCCACTCGGGTTTTGGGGAAAAGCATCCGCAATGAGTGGAGAAAATCAGGAAGCAGCGGATTATGGACCGGTAAGGAGGGAAGGACATTGAGCTTGTATTTGAAACAGGTCGAGCAGTTGGTTGCGTTACAGATGATTGATGACGAGATCATGCAGTTGAACACATTCCTGAAAAGTGCTCCTGCCGAGATGGAGCGGATGGAGTCGCGCCTTCTTGAGCTGAAAGAAACGGTGGCGCACCTCAAGGAGACGATCGCCATGATCGTTACGCAGCGGGACCAGTTGGACAGGGATATCGAAGACACCGGGATGAAGATCAAGAAAAGCAAGAACAAGCTGATGATGGTCAATAATTCCAAGGAGCATCAGGCCATGATGCGCGAGATCGACAACTTGGAAAAGACCAACCGCGGCCGGGAAGAGGAAAAAATTTCGCTCTTGGAGGAACTCGCGAGACAGGAGGAAAGCCTGGCGGCCTCACAGTCCGAGCTGACGGCCTTGCAGCAGGAGATTTCCCAGAAAAAGAAGCAGATCAACCAGAAGCTGCAGTCGGCCAAGGCCCGGTTGGAGACACTGCAGGGATTACGCGCTGGAGCCGAGGAGGTTGTCCCCAAGCCGATCCTCAGTCGGTATCAATTCATCCGGGCCCGGCTTTCCCAGCCGGTGGTGGTTTCCGTGGGCGAGGGGATCTGCAAAGGGTGCAATATCAGCATTCCGCCGCAGACCTACAATGTGCTGCAGAAAGGAGAGCAGATTCTCAGTTGTCCCAACTGCCAACGGATCATTTACTGGTCCGAGCACTTTGCCAAGGAAGAGGAAACGGAAGAAAGCAAGGCCGCGGCGGCCTGATTTTCGGCTTGATTCCAGATCCTCCGCACCCCAAGGCGCCCTCTGCATGATCTTGCGGAAACGGCTTTGACCTGCGCGAGGCGCTGTCTTATATAGCGGATTGGGAGTCGGGCAGGCTGTCGCCCCGCGCTCACTTTGCCCTGGGAATTGATCTTCTTGAGACCTTTTTTCCAGGCAAAGTGAGCGCGGGGAGGAAAGTCCGGGCTCCATAGGGCAGGACGCTGGATAACGTCCAGTGGGGGCGACCCCAGGAAAGTGCCACAGAAAACAGACCGCCCCGCACTCAGTTTGCCCTGGTAAAATGTCATTTCCAGACACTTTTCCTGGGCAAACTGAGTGCGGGGTAAGGGTGAAACGGTGGGGTAAGAGCCCACCAGTTGCCGCGGTGACGCGGCAAGCTCGGCAAACCCCGTTCGGAGCAAGACCAAATAGGAGGACGTCCGAGGCCGGCCCGGCCAAAGTCCTCGGGTAGGTTGCTGGAGGCCGGAAGCAATTCCGGCCCAAGAGGAATGACAGCCGCCCCGCGCTCACTTTGCCTTGACCACCTATCAAGAAACATGAGGATAGCACAGGCAACGTGAGCGCGGGGAGACAGAACCCGGCTTATCGCCCGACTCCCCTTTTCATTTGTCATTTTTTCATGCCCCCCATTCCCTTGCGACCACCAAATACTTCCACACTCCACCCCTGGGCCGTTGTCCTGGCCGCCGGCAAAAGTTCCCGCCTGGGAGAGGCCGGTGTAGAGACCAGGAAACAGTTTTTGCAATGGCAGGGTGTCCCGCTGTTTTGGCACAGCGTGCGGGTTTTCGCCCGCACGGCCGGGCTGCGTGGGGTGGTGGTGGTTTTTCCCGCTGAGGAACTGGCGACAGGCGAGGCCTGGGTGCGCCGGCTCATTGATGCAGAGCAGCCGGGAATCCCCGTAACGGTTGTGCAAGGGGGCACGCTTCGCCAGGATTCGGTCCGGCATGGATTGGCCGGTCTTCCCCGTGAGTGTGACGTTGTGTTCGTCCATGATGCCGCTCGACCGTTTGTTCGGCCTGCCCTGGTGGTTCGTTTGTTGACCGAACTGCGGGATACGTCCGCGGTGGGGGTTGTCCCCGGCCTGCCTGTGACCGACACCGTGAAGCAGGTTCATGAAGGCCGGGTGCTGTCCACCCCGGATCGGGCCTCGTTGCAGGCTGTCCAGACCCCACAAGTTTTCCTGCGCGTGCTTCTTGAAAAAGCCCACCAACATTGCCGGCAATACGGATGGACGGTCACGGACGACGCCTCGGTGGTGGAGCGGTTGGGCGCTGAAGTCCGGGTCGTGCCCGGTGACGTCGGCAACATCAAGATCACCCACCCGGATGACCTTAACCTGCTCAAGGAGCTTACCGTGCCGGCCATATCCGTACCCTGCGTGGGCTTTGGCTACGACGTGCATCGCTTCGGTCCGGGACGCCCGCTGCGATTGGGTGGCGTTCCGTTTCCCGGTGCTCCGGAAATCATCGCCCACTCCGATGGGGATGTGCTCCTGCACGCCCTGGCCGACGCCCTTTTGGGGTGTCTGGGGAAAGGCGACATTGGCGAGTTGTTTCCGGATTCGGACGCCCGGTATGCCGGGATTGACAGTGCCGTCCTGGTATCCGAAGTCCTGGAGCTGGTCCGCCGCGGTGGGCTTCAATTGACCCATGTGGATTTGACCATTGTCGCCCAGGTGCCGAAGGTCGCCCCCCGGCGGGAGGAAATCCGGCGCAATGTGGCCAGGCTGCTGGAGCTGGAATATGGTCAGATCGGGGTCAAGGCCAGTACGGAAGAAGGTTTGGGCTTTACCGGCGCCAAACAGGGTATCAAGGCCATGGCCGTGGTCACGGCCATGCGTCCTTCTGGGCCCAAAAACGCTGAACACTGACGAGACCAAGTGAGTCGTTATGCTTTTATACAACAGTTTGCATGGAAAAAAAGAACCCTTTGCGCCGTTGCGGGAGGACCACGTTCGTCTCTACGTTTGCGGAATCACGGCATATGATTATTGCCATATCGGTCATGCCCGGTCGGCCGTGGTGTTCGATGTCCTGGTCCGGTACCTGCGTTTCCGCGGCTGGAAGGTCACCTTTGTCCGTAACTTTACGGATATCGACGACAAGATCATTGCCCGGGCAGCTGCCGAGGGCATCAGTCCGGAAGCCGTGGCAGAGAAATACATCGCCGCATTCTACGAGGATATGGACCACCTCGGCATTCTGCGCGCGGATTTTGAACCGCGGGCTACCGAGCATATTCCCGGCATGATCCGACTCTCGGAATCGCTCATCGCCAAGGGATATGCCTATGCCACGGACCAGGGCGACGTCTATTTCCGTGTGCGATCCTTTCCTGGCTATGGTCGGCTGTCCGGTCGAAATATCGAGGAAATGCGCTCCGGCGCCCGTGTGGAGCCGGGTGAAAGCAAGGAGGATCCTCTGGACTTTGCCCTCTGGAAATCCACAAAACCTGGAGAACCGTCTTGGTCGAGTCCTTGGGGCCCCGGACGTCCGGGGTGGCATCTGGAGTGTTCGGTGATGAGCGAGGAGCTTTTGGGCCTGCCGCTGGATATACATGGCGGAGGCCAGGATCTGACCTTTCCGCACCATGAGAACGAGATGGCTCAGTCCATGGCGGACACGGGCAAGGAGTTCGCCCGTTTCTGGGTGCATAACGGCTTTGTGCAGGTCAATGCCGAGAAGATGTCCAAGTCTCTGGGCAATTTTGTGACGATTCGGGATATTCTGGCCAAATTCCAGCCCGAAGTTCTGCGTTTTTTTCTGGTCTCCAAACACTATCGCAGCCCCTTGGATTTTTCATATTCCTCCATGGAGGAGTCGGAAAAGGCTTTGCAACGTATCTACCAGACCATTGCCCTGCTCCAGGAGCACGGCGGGCGTTCCAAATGGAGCAATGCGGAGCTGCCGCCCGAGATGATGGCCGAGCTGACCACCCTGGAGAATGAATGGACCCGCTCCATGGCAGACGATGTGAATACTGCCGGGGCGCTGGGACATGTTTTTGGTGCCGTGCGGTTGGCCAACCGCATGCTGGAAAACAAGGGCTGGCAGAAGAGCAGCGGCGGTCGCGACCTGGGGGCGCGAATCCTGCATGATCTCCAAAAGTGGGGGCAGGTCATGGGGGTGTTTGCGGACAAGCCGGAACAATGGCTGGAGCAGTTGAAACAGACCCGGATCTTGCGCAACAACCTGGATGTCTCCCAGGTGGAGCAGCTGCTTGCCGCCCGACAGGATGCCCGTCTGGCCAGGGATTTCCAACGGGCCGACACGCTGCGCGCCGAACTGAGCACCATGGGCGTAGCGGTCCGGGACACACCGGACGGTCAACGTTGGGACGTACTCTAGCCATTATTGATGGTGGCAACATTCGGCAGCGATCGTCTTCCTCACCGAAAAAATTGTCGGGATGGTTCAGAATTGGGTGACAAATCTGTGTATGGGGATTGGTTGCCCCACTGTAGGGGCGCACCTGTGTGTGCGCCCATTGGAGATTTCGCCTTAACCCGTAATGGGCGGACACACAGGTCCGCCCCTACGGCACAACGTCACCCGTCACGGTCAATCCGGATGTCCGAAAAAAAGTAAACAAAATAATTCGACGTATGAACCATCCCAAATTGTCCGCCATTGATTCCACATGCACATTTTTTCAACACGGAGTCGTTCGTACGAATCTGCTGGATTTGATGGCAGCTTGGGGCAGCCCACCCAAAGACGGAGTGTACACCCGTCGCGTGCACCTGGAGGGAGATGGGGGCGTGTCAGCACACTGGATGGAACCTCAAACTCCCTGAGTCGGTCATGAGAACGTTGCGCGAACAGGCCGAGGCCCGGATTACCGAGCACGATCTTCTGCCCGTGGAGAAGATGTCCCCGGCGGAGATCAAGGAACTGATCCATGATTACCAGGTGCATCAGTTCGAATTGCAGATCCAGAACGAAGAGCTGCGACGGACGCAGAATCTGCTTGAACAGGCCAGAGACCGTTTCGATCAGCTCTTCAACGTCGCTCCTGTCGGCTATTTGGTGCTGGAGGATCACGGTGTGATCCTCCAGGTCAACGAGACCTTTGCCAATATGGTCGGCCTCCCGGTGCAGAAGATTCATGGACAGTCTCTGAGCAACTTTCTTTCCCCCGAGGATCGCAAGATTTTTTTGGGACGATTCCGGGCATTTTTCCGGAGTCCGGATGGAAAAGTCATGGATCTGGCCCTGGCCGGAGTCGAGGGTGTCCTGCCGGTCCGTTGCATCGGCCGACGGGAGTATGGGGCAATGCCCTCCGCTTCATGGGGGGAGCAGGCTTTTCTGCTATTGATTCTCAGTGACATTCGCGGACAGGTTGCGGCCGAGGAGGCCCTGCGCCGCAGCGAGGAGCGCAACCGGGCAATGTTGCGGGCTGTTCCGGACGCTATGTTTTTGCATTGTCGCAGCGGAGCCTACCTTGACTGCCGTTCCTCCAACCCGGATCAACTCCCAGCCTCTCCCGAAACCTTGTCCGGCAAGCGACTGGACGAGGTCCTGCCTCTTGACCTTGCCGAGGAAATGTTGGGTCGATTCGCGGATGCCATGGCTTCCGGGGAGACCCAGATGCTGGAGTATGAGCTGGACCAGGGTCTTGGAAAACGAGTTTTCGAGGCCCGGATTACCCCGGTAGATGCCCAACAACTCCTGACCATTGTTCGTGATGTGACCCAGCAGCGCAAAATGGAAGATGTGCTCTTGCGACGCGAACGCGAATTCCGAGGTCTCTCGGAAAGGCTGCAGTTGGAGTTGTCACGACGGGAGCACCTGGAGGAACTCAAGGACAATGTGGCCCGGATCGTGCGTCACGACTTGAAGAGTCCGCTCAATGCGGTGATCAATCTGCCGTCGCTCATCGCGGAGTCGGAAACGCTCTCTGACCATGGCCTGGAAATGCTGAGCATGATCAGTATCTCCGGACACAAGATGCTGAATCTGCTCAATGAATCCGTACAGCTCTACAAGCTGGAGGCCGGGGACTACACTTTTCAGGGGGAATGGCTGGAGCTGGATCAGGAGATCCATCGGGTCGGACAGGAAGTGGAACATCTGCTTCGGAGAAAGCGGATTCAGCTGCATATCGAACATGGAAAACACGGCACTGAACAGATGGACACGTCCCGGGTTTATGGAGACAAGGCCATTCTGCCGTTTTTGTTGTCCAATTTGATCAAAAATGCCGTTGAAGCCGCACCGGAGGACACCACCGTCACGGTTCGGGTAGCCATGGACCTCCCACCGGAACGCCATGAACCGGAGATCCGATTGGAACTGCATAACTGGGGTACGGTTCCCGAAGCGATTCGGAGCACGTTTTTTGAGAAGTACGCCACCCATGGAAAACCAGACGGCACCGGCTTGGGCACGTACTCGGCCATGCTCATCGCCCAGGCCCATCGCGGAACCATTGCCATGACCACCTCCGACGAGCGGGGGACGACCATTACCATCCGCTTGCCGCAACCAGTATCCTCGGCATGAGGGCGCAGCCTGGAGGTTGGATTGTGACGACACCCCTTTTCGTGCGGATCTGTTGCTGCCTGGCTGTGGCGTTGATGGTATCCGCGTGCGCGCCCAAATTGCCGCCGCCGGGCGAGGTCCTGGACCTGCGCCTGCTGCCCCAGAACGCTGCCCGTTACGTGCCCATGCCGGAGGATAACCAGCCCCTGATTTCTCCCATGCAGCAGGAGCAATTGGCCCAAACATTTCGCACGCGATACTTTGCGCCGTGGGATGACCGGGAAGTGAGTAGTGATGATGGTCCGGACCTGTTCTGGGGATTACGCCGCTACCGGGACAGGATTGTTTTTGGTGAAAATCTTCTGCCTGTCCCGGAGGGTTGGCTGGAAGAGATGACCCGGCGCACTGCACCGGATTCCTTTCCCGCCCTGGTCCATCCGGCGGTGACCGTCACCCCGACGTCGCTTCGCGTTTTGCCGTCCCATAAGCCGGTATTCAACAATCCAGCTGCGCCCGGACAGGGTTTTCCCTTTGACATGCTTCAGAATTCCCTGATCCCGGCGGGAACACCTGTTCGGGTGGTGCATGCCTCCCCGGACGGCGACTGGTATCTGGCAATGGCCCCGCACGTTTCCGGATGGGTGCGTCCCTGGGAAGTGGCCTGGGTGGATCAGCCCGTGATGGAAGCGATGCGGGATGCGGATCTGGTCGCGGTGACCCGTGATGGAGAGGTCCTGCGGACCGCGCAAGGCATGTATGCCCTGCACGGGCGAGTGGGCATGCTCCTGCCGCTGTGTCCTCTGCCCGCGCCTGCCGGGACCATTGCCGTGCAGGCTCCGCAACGTCGGGCCGACGGGTGGGCGGAGCTCAAATGCGGCTTTATCGCGGACAGCGCCATAGAATCCTGGCCACTGCCGGCAACTTGGGGCCGGTATGTTCGTGTTCTGGACGGCCTTCTGGGGCAACCCTACGGCTGGGGCGGAATGTATGAGAACCGGGACTGTTCCGCGCTGATCCAGGATGTGCAGGCTCTGTTTGGCATTGCTCTGCCCAGAAATTCCCGGGCCCAGGCTCTGGCGGGGAGGGTTGTGGATCTTGCAGGGCTTGATGCGGCACAAAAGGAACAACGCATACTGGAGCTTGGCGTGCCTTTATTAACCATCGTCAACATGCCGGGTCACGTGCTGCTGTACCTCGGTCCGGACCCGGTCTCAGGCCGCCCCGTGATGCTGCATGCCCTTTGGGGTTTGCGCATCCAGGAACCGCGAGCCTGGAGGGCGCAACACGCCACGCCCGGCCGTTGGGTTCTGGGGCGAACCGTGATCACCACGTTGACCCCCGGGGCGGAGCTTCCCGGACTGCTCAGGCCCGAAGGAATGCTGGTGGAGCGGGTAACCAGCATGACCATTCTGGTCGATCCATAGCCGCGGATCTCCTGCAAGGCTACCGCCCGTTTCAGACGGCCACGTTGCTTCTGGTCTTCAAGAGTCCCTTGGCCATGGACTCCATGGCATGCAAAAAGGAAAAGACCTGAAGCAGTTTGTGTAAATTGAACCGCCTGGTCACGCCGGCAGCCCGCAACTCTTCCAGACGCAACTCAAAGGCGTCCACGGCTTTTTCCAGTTCGTCCAGGGCGGCGTCACGGCCCTCGCCGATGGAAACCATGACTTCGCTCACTGCCTGGACCAGTTCCCGGACCTGGGCGGCCATGATGATCTCGTACCCCTCCCCCTCATCAAAATCGTTGAGCACGTGCAGCATGGCCCGCATTTGCTCCACGCAGTTTTCCAAAGCCGTCACCCGACGACTCAATGCATCGAGGTCCTCCGAGGAAACCAGCCGCTCGTGTCCCAGGGCTTTGGTCAGAAGTTCACGGGCCTGCCGGGATCTGGCGTTGATGTCGTGCAGCAGATCCGACGGTACTGCGGTTTGCCGGGAAAGAAAGGCTTCAACCAGTATCGTGGCGCAGCGTGATGCCTCGGCGAAATTGTCGCGCATTTGTTCACGCAAGGTGCTGCCGGCCCGGTGCGGCCAGATCAGGACCGTGACCAGGAACGCACTGCCGACCCCAATGCCGATTTCCAGGATGCGATAGATTCCGAAGAGGATTTTCCGCTCCTCTTCGCTGCCGGCGACCACGAGGATCACCACGGTGATCGCGGCCATGGTGTAGCGTGGGTTATAGCGGGTCATGTACGCGCAGAATCCGACGGACAGCAGCAATCCCAAAGCCGTGGGCCAGCCGGGGCCGGGGAGGGTCAGCAGCGTGAGCAATCCGATGGCTGCCCCAATGGCCGTTCCGGTCAGGCGATTCCAACACATTTGCAAGGAATCCGCGACGTTGATCTGCATGACGATCACCGCGGAAAGCACTCCCCAGAAGCCGTATGCCAGGCCGAAGGCCGTTACGATGGTGTAGGCCAGGACTGCGGCCAGGCCTGTTTTTATGCCGTGCCGCAGGTGCTCTGAGAAAAAACGATGTTGACCAATCCATGAAGCCACAGATTCCTCCTTGGAATTCCGGTGCCGTGGTTGTGCGCCTCCAGGGTAAAAATGGCAAGCCCGATGGGTCGGTGCAGCGGGAAGGCAGGAGCAGTTAGTTTTATTATTTTGAAATTCGTATGCAAAAGGGTAAAGCATTCAACTTGGGGTTGACGGAAACATGGCCATCCGGCATAGGGTTGCCTAAACTATGGTTGAGGAGGCCCGCAGGCTGCGGGAACGGGGAGAACCCGGCTTTTTTGTAACCCTTTCACCCTATTGGAGAAGGTATGCCTGATACCCTCCTGTTTATCCTGGTAGTGGTCCCGTTTATTGCGGCACTGGGACTCTACGCGCTGCGGATCGAATCCCTGCGCATGGTTTTGGTTTTGGCCACTGCGGTTCTCTTGACGGGTTCCTCGCTGGCCTTGTTCTCCCACGAAACCGTTGCCTTCTCAACGACGCTGCTGGGGGTCAATCCGCAGCCGTTGATCGTGCTCCTGGATTTCGTGGTGCTGTTCATCATCTTAGCGGTGGGGCTCAGCGCGAAGCATCGCCTGATCATCTACCTTGCCGGGGCGCAGATTGTGCTTCTGGCCATTTTCAAGCTGGTGTCGCCGGCGGAGGCGACGGGACAGGCCATGTTCCTTGTCGATCCCTTGGCCAAACTGATGGTGTTCGTGGTCAGCGTTGTTGGTTCCGTCATCATCCTTCACGCGTTGCCCTACATGAAGAATCATGAAGAGCACCTGCACCTGACGACATCGCGGCAACCGCAGTTTTTCGCGGTAATGGTCCTGTTTCTTGGGGCAATGAACGGTTTGGTTCTCACCAACGACCTGGGTAATTTTTACTTTTTCTTTGAAGTCACCACGCTGTGCTCTTTTCTGCTGATCCGGCATGACCTCACGGATGAAGCCAAGGCCAACTCCCTGCGGGCATTGTGGATCAACAGCCTTGGTGGTCTGGCCCTGCTGATCGGCCTGCTCTGGATCTCCCTGGATCTGGGCACGGTCAACATTCAGCAGATTCTGGCCCAAACCCCTGAAGCCGCCTTCCTGCTGCTGCCCATCGGTCTGCTGTGCTTCGCCGGACTGACCAAGGCCGCGCAGCTGCCGTTCCAGAGCTGGCTGCTGGGCGCCATGGTTGCCCCAACGCCGACTTCGGCCCTGTTGCACTCGGCCACGATGGTCAAGGCCGGGGTGTATCTGTTCCTGCGTTTTTCACCGGCCTATTCCGGAACGTTTTTTTCCACGACCGTGGCTTTCGTGGGCGGCTTCACGTTTTTGGCCGCCGCGGCATTGGCCATCAGCCAGTCCAACGGGAAAAAGATTCTGGCCTACTCCAC from the Desulfonatronum thioautotrophicum genome contains:
- a CDS encoding NlpC/P60 family N-terminal domain-containing protein gives rise to the protein MTTPLFVRICCCLAVALMVSACAPKLPPPGEVLDLRLLPQNAARYVPMPEDNQPLISPMQQEQLAQTFRTRYFAPWDDREVSSDDGPDLFWGLRRYRDRIVFGENLLPVPEGWLEEMTRRTAPDSFPALVHPAVTVTPTSLRVLPSHKPVFNNPAAPGQGFPFDMLQNSLIPAGTPVRVVHASPDGDWYLAMAPHVSGWVRPWEVAWVDQPVMEAMRDADLVAVTRDGEVLRTAQGMYALHGRVGMLLPLCPLPAPAGTIAVQAPQRRADGWAELKCGFIADSAIESWPLPATWGRYVRVLDGLLGQPYGWGGMYENRDCSALIQDVQALFGIALPRNSRAQALAGRVVDLAGLDAAQKEQRILELGVPLLTIVNMPGHVLLYLGPDPVSGRPVMLHALWGLRIQEPRAWRAQHATPGRWVLGRTVITTLTPGAELPGLLRPEGMLVERVTSMTILVDP
- the ispD gene encoding 2-C-methyl-D-erythritol 4-phosphate cytidylyltransferase, coding for MPPIPLRPPNTSTLHPWAVVLAAGKSSRLGEAGVETRKQFLQWQGVPLFWHSVRVFARTAGLRGVVVVFPAEELATGEAWVRRLIDAEQPGIPVTVVQGGTLRQDSVRHGLAGLPRECDVVFVHDAARPFVRPALVVRLLTELRDTSAVGVVPGLPVTDTVKQVHEGRVLSTPDRASLQAVQTPQVFLRVLLEKAHQHCRQYGWTVTDDASVVERLGAEVRVVPGDVGNIKITHPDDLNLLKELTVPAISVPCVGFGYDVHRFGPGRPLRLGGVPFPGAPEIIAHSDGDVLLHALADALLGCLGKGDIGELFPDSDARYAGIDSAVLVSEVLELVRRGGLQLTHVDLTIVAQVPKVAPRREEIRRNVARLLELEYGQIGVKASTEEGLGFTGAKQGIKAMAVVTAMRPSGPKNAEH
- a CDS encoding Nif3-like dinuclear metal center hexameric protein, producing the protein MQVRALIAEIEALAPPHWAAAWDQSGVQAAVERQDVRRLGVGLDPTPEMIEQALAWGADFLLVHHPVAMKPELPARENGYAKVLGMVFRHNVWLYAAHTSLDVQPRGPVRWLARELGLENLGVLEETGRRAGRWFRILGHAGQLEELARNLAEYPGVEVYPCGARALEVVAAPGSDHQIFRAVSEGGGLLHVVSQELDMPVEPLGFGFVGDLGQPLPWNAFAANLERILGGPPRSLAGEAPVMVRRVACCPGSGASLLGRVGQTGAQVYVTGDVKYHDAQAAREQGILVVDVGHFALEERMMREFAETLRHILAPQGVDVAFFVGSDPLRRGYGNGHSGFGEKHPQ
- a CDS encoding zinc ribbon domain-containing protein; protein product: MYLKQVEQLVALQMIDDEIMQLNTFLKSAPAEMERMESRLLELKETVAHLKETIAMIVTQRDQLDRDIEDTGMKIKKSKNKLMMVNNSKEHQAMMREIDNLEKTNRGREEEKISLLEELARQEESLAASQSELTALQQEISQKKKQINQKLQSAKARLETLQGLRAGAEEVVPKPILSRYQFIRARLSQPVVVSVGEGICKGCNISIPPQTYNVLQKGEQILSCPNCQRIIYWSEHFAKEEETEESKAAAA
- a CDS encoding NAD(P)/FAD-dependent oxidoreductase, producing the protein MQDVDVLIIGQGPAGLSAAIYTARAGMRTLVLGCAPKVAGDYDIDNYFGFPETISGRDLIERGTRQAQRFGAEVLCDRVLSIHQEEKDRFHIRTEQAEYRAWAVILSTGVARVRPGIENLSEYEGKGVSYCVSCDGFFFRQKAVMVLGEGNFAANQALELLHYTPDVRICTQGKDVDMGEEFQSRLQQAGIPVIQNKIARLEGADGLAAVRYVDGGQDAVAGLFIAMGQAGTSDFAISLGLVMRKHFIEVDDHQRTNIPGLFAAGDCVGRFLQISVAVGEGALAARAAIEHVKSVRPK
- a CDS encoding sensor histidine kinase, which codes for MRTLREQAEARITEHDLLPVEKMSPAEIKELIHDYQVHQFELQIQNEELRRTQNLLEQARDRFDQLFNVAPVGYLVLEDHGVILQVNETFANMVGLPVQKIHGQSLSNFLSPEDRKIFLGRFRAFFRSPDGKVMDLALAGVEGVLPVRCIGRREYGAMPSASWGEQAFLLLILSDIRGQVAAEEALRRSEERNRAMLRAVPDAMFLHCRSGAYLDCRSSNPDQLPASPETLSGKRLDEVLPLDLAEEMLGRFADAMASGETQMLEYELDQGLGKRVFEARITPVDAQQLLTIVRDVTQQRKMEDVLLRREREFRGLSERLQLELSRREHLEELKDNVARIVRHDLKSPLNAVINLPSLIAESETLSDHGLEMLSMISISGHKMLNLLNESVQLYKLEAGDYTFQGEWLELDQEIHRVGQEVEHLLRRKRIQLHIEHGKHGTEQMDTSRVYGDKAILPFLLSNLIKNAVEAAPEDTTVTVRVAMDLPPERHEPEIRLELHNWGTVPEAIRSTFFEKYATHGKPDGTGLGTYSAMLIAQAHRGTIAMTTSDERGTTITIRLPQPVSSA
- a CDS encoding FUSC family protein, with protein sequence MASWIGQHRFFSEHLRHGIKTGLAAVLAYTIVTAFGLAYGFWGVLSAVIVMQINVADSLQMCWNRLTGTAIGAAIGLLTLLTLPGPGWPTALGLLLSVGFCAYMTRYNPRYTMAAITVVILVVAGSEEERKILFGIYRILEIGIGVGSAFLVTVLIWPHRAGSTLREQMRDNFAEASRCATILVEAFLSRQTAVPSDLLHDINARSRQARELLTKALGHERLVSSEDLDALSRRVTALENCVEQMRAMLHVLNDFDEGEGYEIIMAAQVRELVQAVSEVMVSIGEGRDAALDELEKAVDAFELRLEELRAAGVTRRFNLHKLLQVFSFLHAMESMAKGLLKTRSNVAV
- the cysS gene encoding cysteine--tRNA ligase; the encoded protein is MLLYNSLHGKKEPFAPLREDHVRLYVCGITAYDYCHIGHARSAVVFDVLVRYLRFRGWKVTFVRNFTDIDDKIIARAAAEGISPEAVAEKYIAAFYEDMDHLGILRADFEPRATEHIPGMIRLSESLIAKGYAYATDQGDVYFRVRSFPGYGRLSGRNIEEMRSGARVEPGESKEDPLDFALWKSTKPGEPSWSSPWGPGRPGWHLECSVMSEELLGLPLDIHGGGQDLTFPHHENEMAQSMADTGKEFARFWVHNGFVQVNAEKMSKSLGNFVTIRDILAKFQPEVLRFFLVSKHYRSPLDFSYSSMEESEKALQRIYQTIALLQEHGGRSKWSNAELPPEMMAELTTLENEWTRSMADDVNTAGALGHVFGAVRLANRMLENKGWQKSSGGRDLGARILHDLQKWGQVMGVFADKPEQWLEQLKQTRILRNNLDVSQVEQLLAARQDARLARDFQRADTLRAELSTMGVAVRDTPDGQRWDVL